A genome region from Anastrepha ludens isolate Willacy chromosome 3, idAnaLude1.1, whole genome shotgun sequence includes the following:
- the LOC128858962 gene encoding 1-acyl-sn-glycerol-3-phosphate acyltransferase beta isoform X2, with amino-acid sequence MKTKRHLNDTTNIWASTFCHRVSTLIGLRWELRGKEHLEKDQACIIVANHQSSLDILGMFEIWHVMNKCTVVAKRELFYAWPFGLAAWLAGLIFIDRVRGEKARDTLNAVNTRVKMERIKLWVYPEGTRRNTGELHPFKKGAFHMAIDEQIPIMPVVFSSYCSFLNDKMKILNAGNIIVTALPPINTTNLTKDDLPELMERVHRQMALTLKQTSAEVLARYKTIKQSPLNATSSSNTGESLSSNTNGSSSGSSSSGVTVGMQSKKHTIIHATPTVATTTAAAGSLQHRLPCDTIVAAAAATEEYKCSSKQKATALETTH; translated from the exons TTGGGCGAGCACTTTTTGCCATCGCGTCTCAACCTTGATTGGCCTACGCTGGGAGCTGCGTGGCAAAGAACATCTGGAAAAGGATCAGGCTTGCATAATTGTGGCGAATCATCAGAGCTCATTGGATATACTGG GTATGTTCGAAATCTGGCACGTAATGAATAAATGCACAGTGGTAGCCAAACGAGAACTCTTCTATGCTTGGCCCTTCGGTTTGGCCGCCTGGCTGGCCGGTCTTATTTTTATCGATCGTGTGCGTGGCGAAAAGGCACGCGATACACTCAACGCTGTGAATACTCGTGTGAAGATGGAGCGTATCAAATTGTGGGTATATCCCGAAGGTACACGACGCAACACCGGCGAATTGCATCCCTTCAAGAAAGGCGCCTTTCACATGGCCATCGATGAGCAAATACCCATAATGCCGGTAGTCTTCAGTTCGTATTGTAGTTTTCTCAatgataaaatgaaaattttaaatgcggGCAATATAATTGTGACCGCTTTGCCGCCAATCAACACGACAAATCTAACAAAGGACGATCTGCCCGAGCTAATGGAGCGCGTACACCGGCAAATGGCGTTAACCTTAAAACAAACCTCGGCCGAAGTGTTGGCGCGTTACAAGACGATCAAGCAATCGCCCTTAAATgcaacgtcgtccagcaacacgGGCGAAAGTCTCAGTAGCAATACGAACGGTAGTAGTAGCGGTAGCAGTAGTAGTGGTGTTACTGTTGGTATGCAGTCTAAAAAGCATACAATAATTCATGCAACACCCACTGTTGCGACGACGACTGCGGCGGCTGGTTCATTGCAGCACCGTTTGCCATGCGATACTATCGTTGCGGCCGCGGCGGCGACGGAGGAGTACAAGTGTAGTAGTAAGCAAAAAGCAACTGCGCTAGAGACGACACATTAG
- the LOC128858962 gene encoding 1-acyl-sn-glycerol-3-phosphate acyltransferase alpha isoform X1, with protein sequence MTSYIELLVLFLLLLLPFPFFYENSHIFRYYFKFFIYYGIVSFNSIILIPAFLLRPFDVRNLLWASTFCHRVSTLIGLRWELRGKEHLEKDQACIIVANHQSSLDILGMFEIWHVMNKCTVVAKRELFYAWPFGLAAWLAGLIFIDRVRGEKARDTLNAVNTRVKMERIKLWVYPEGTRRNTGELHPFKKGAFHMAIDEQIPIMPVVFSSYCSFLNDKMKILNAGNIIVTALPPINTTNLTKDDLPELMERVHRQMALTLKQTSAEVLARYKTIKQSPLNATSSSNTGESLSSNTNGSSSGSSSSGVTVGMQSKKHTIIHATPTVATTTAAAGSLQHRLPCDTIVAAAAATEEYKCSSKQKATALETTH encoded by the exons TACGGCATTGTGTCCTTCAATTCCATCATCCTGATACCGGCATTCCTGCTGCGACCGTTCGATGTGCGAAATTTGCT TTGGGCGAGCACTTTTTGCCATCGCGTCTCAACCTTGATTGGCCTACGCTGGGAGCTGCGTGGCAAAGAACATCTGGAAAAGGATCAGGCTTGCATAATTGTGGCGAATCATCAGAGCTCATTGGATATACTGG GTATGTTCGAAATCTGGCACGTAATGAATAAATGCACAGTGGTAGCCAAACGAGAACTCTTCTATGCTTGGCCCTTCGGTTTGGCCGCCTGGCTGGCCGGTCTTATTTTTATCGATCGTGTGCGTGGCGAAAAGGCACGCGATACACTCAACGCTGTGAATACTCGTGTGAAGATGGAGCGTATCAAATTGTGGGTATATCCCGAAGGTACACGACGCAACACCGGCGAATTGCATCCCTTCAAGAAAGGCGCCTTTCACATGGCCATCGATGAGCAAATACCCATAATGCCGGTAGTCTTCAGTTCGTATTGTAGTTTTCTCAatgataaaatgaaaattttaaatgcggGCAATATAATTGTGACCGCTTTGCCGCCAATCAACACGACAAATCTAACAAAGGACGATCTGCCCGAGCTAATGGAGCGCGTACACCGGCAAATGGCGTTAACCTTAAAACAAACCTCGGCCGAAGTGTTGGCGCGTTACAAGACGATCAAGCAATCGCCCTTAAATgcaacgtcgtccagcaacacgGGCGAAAGTCTCAGTAGCAATACGAACGGTAGTAGTAGCGGTAGCAGTAGTAGTGGTGTTACTGTTGGTATGCAGTCTAAAAAGCATACAATAATTCATGCAACACCCACTGTTGCGACGACGACTGCGGCGGCTGGTTCATTGCAGCACCGTTTGCCATGCGATACTATCGTTGCGGCCGCGGCGGCGACGGAGGAGTACAAGTGTAGTAGTAAGCAAAAAGCAACTGCGCTAGAGACGACACATTAG
- the LOC128858962 gene encoding 1-acyl-sn-glycerol-3-phosphate acyltransferase beta isoform X3, with translation MFEIWHVMNKCTVVAKRELFYAWPFGLAAWLAGLIFIDRVRGEKARDTLNAVNTRVKMERIKLWVYPEGTRRNTGELHPFKKGAFHMAIDEQIPIMPVVFSSYCSFLNDKMKILNAGNIIVTALPPINTTNLTKDDLPELMERVHRQMALTLKQTSAEVLARYKTIKQSPLNATSSSNTGESLSSNTNGSSSGSSSSGVTVGMQSKKHTIIHATPTVATTTAAAGSLQHRLPCDTIVAAAAATEEYKCSSKQKATALETTH, from the coding sequence ATGTTCGAAATCTGGCACGTAATGAATAAATGCACAGTGGTAGCCAAACGAGAACTCTTCTATGCTTGGCCCTTCGGTTTGGCCGCCTGGCTGGCCGGTCTTATTTTTATCGATCGTGTGCGTGGCGAAAAGGCACGCGATACACTCAACGCTGTGAATACTCGTGTGAAGATGGAGCGTATCAAATTGTGGGTATATCCCGAAGGTACACGACGCAACACCGGCGAATTGCATCCCTTCAAGAAAGGCGCCTTTCACATGGCCATCGATGAGCAAATACCCATAATGCCGGTAGTCTTCAGTTCGTATTGTAGTTTTCTCAatgataaaatgaaaattttaaatgcggGCAATATAATTGTGACCGCTTTGCCGCCAATCAACACGACAAATCTAACAAAGGACGATCTGCCCGAGCTAATGGAGCGCGTACACCGGCAAATGGCGTTAACCTTAAAACAAACCTCGGCCGAAGTGTTGGCGCGTTACAAGACGATCAAGCAATCGCCCTTAAATgcaacgtcgtccagcaacacgGGCGAAAGTCTCAGTAGCAATACGAACGGTAGTAGTAGCGGTAGCAGTAGTAGTGGTGTTACTGTTGGTATGCAGTCTAAAAAGCATACAATAATTCATGCAACACCCACTGTTGCGACGACGACTGCGGCGGCTGGTTCATTGCAGCACCGTTTGCCATGCGATACTATCGTTGCGGCCGCGGCGGCGACGGAGGAGTACAAGTGTAGTAGTAAGCAAAAAGCAACTGCGCTAGAGACGACACATTAG